A genomic region of Streptosporangium lutulentum contains the following coding sequences:
- a CDS encoding adenosine deaminase: MPRPLIELPKAHLHLHFTGSMRHSTLIELAREQSLHLPDALEEDWPPRLRATDERGWFRFQRLYDIARSVLQRESDVYRLLREAAEDEAAEGSGWLEIQIDPSGYAQKFGGLTSTMELMLDAAHKAADHAQIGVAIVVAANRTRHPLDAKTLARLATHYMDQGVVGFGLSNDERRGRARDFDGAFRLAKRAGLLAVPHGGELLGAESVAECVDVLSADRVGHGVRAAESPRLMEKLSRRQITCEVCPTSNVGLGVAASAEDVPLRRLFDAGVPIALGADDPLLFGTRLLPQYELARQVYGFTDAELAELARQSIRASAAPESVRKDLFQRIDDWLASED; the protein is encoded by the coding sequence ATGCCACGTCCCCTCATCGAACTGCCCAAGGCTCACCTGCATCTGCACTTCACCGGCTCGATGCGGCACTCGACCCTGATCGAGCTCGCCCGCGAGCAGAGCCTCCATCTGCCGGACGCCCTGGAGGAGGACTGGCCACCCCGGCTGCGGGCGACCGACGAGCGGGGCTGGTTCAGGTTCCAGAGGCTGTACGACATCGCGAGGTCGGTCCTCCAGCGGGAGAGCGACGTCTACCGGCTGTTGCGCGAGGCCGCCGAGGACGAGGCCGCGGAGGGGTCGGGCTGGCTGGAGATCCAGATTGATCCGTCCGGATACGCCCAGAAGTTCGGCGGGCTCACCTCGACCATGGAGCTGATGCTCGACGCGGCGCACAAGGCCGCCGACCACGCACAGATAGGCGTCGCGATCGTGGTGGCCGCCAACCGGACCCGCCATCCCCTCGACGCCAAGACCCTCGCCCGCCTCGCCACGCACTACATGGACCAGGGCGTCGTCGGGTTCGGGCTCTCCAACGACGAGCGCCGCGGCCGGGCCCGTGACTTCGACGGGGCCTTCCGGCTCGCCAAGCGGGCGGGGCTGCTGGCCGTACCGCACGGAGGGGAGTTGCTGGGCGCCGAAAGCGTGGCCGAGTGCGTGGACGTGCTGAGCGCGGACCGGGTGGGGCACGGGGTGCGGGCGGCCGAGTCGCCGCGGCTGATGGAGAAGCTCTCCCGCAGGCAGATCACATGCGAGGTGTGCCCGACCTCCAACGTCGGGCTCGGAGTGGCGGCGAGCGCCGAGGACGTGCCCCTGCGGCGGCTGTTCGACGCGGGCGTGCCGATCGCGCTGGGCGCCGACGACCCGCTGCTGTTCGGAACCCGGCTGCTGCCCCAGTACGAGCTGGCCAGGCAGGTGTACGGCTTCACCGACGCGGAGCTGGCCGAGCTGGCCAGGCAGTCGATCCGGGCGTCGGCGGCCCCGGAGTCGGTGCGCAAGGACCTCTTCCAGAGGATCGACGACTGGCTGGCGTCAGAGGACTGA
- a CDS encoding RNA polymerase sigma factor, which translates to MLPCCEICHDIREGAPTDDDEAIARSLAGDLAAYEALVTRYSTLAHRTAAMLGAGDEAEDVVQEAFVKAYRHLGTFRRDAPFRPWLLRIVANETHNLTRSRGRRAELVVKLTEADHPGGEVPEDVAVATDRRARLLDAVRTLPERERQAVVCRYFLQLSEAETAQVLDLPVGTVKSRTFRGLARLREEVARDLI; encoded by the coding sequence ATGCTCCCGTGCTGTGAGATCTGTCACGACATCCGTGAAGGAGCTCCGACGGACGACGACGAGGCGATAGCCCGCTCGCTGGCCGGTGACCTGGCCGCCTACGAGGCGCTGGTCACCCGTTACAGCACGCTCGCGCACCGCACCGCGGCCATGCTCGGCGCGGGGGACGAGGCCGAGGACGTGGTTCAGGAGGCGTTCGTCAAGGCCTACCGCCACCTGGGCACCTTCCGCCGCGACGCTCCGTTCCGCCCCTGGCTGCTGCGGATCGTGGCCAACGAGACCCACAATCTGACCCGTTCGCGGGGCCGTCGCGCCGAGCTCGTCGTGAAGCTCACCGAGGCCGACCACCCCGGGGGCGAGGTTCCCGAGGACGTGGCCGTCGCGACCGATCGGCGGGCCCGGCTGCTCGACGCGGTGCGTACGCTGCCCGAGCGGGAACGCCAGGCCGTCGTCTGCCGGTACTTCCTTCAGCTGTCCGAGGCCGAGACCGCCCAGGTGCTCGACCTCCCGGTCGGTACCGTCAAGTCCCGGACCTTCCGCGGTCTGGCCCGTCTGCGCGAGGAGGTGGCACGTGACCTCATCTGA
- a CDS encoding ATP-binding protein: MAQVPWWRGNLPAEMSGFIGHESEVRRLLRLLPEAPLITVIGAGGVGKSRIAVKAAEECRDSYSGGAWLVELSGEHNGDLLAHTVAAALGLCEQSARSQIEVLVEFLADKELLLLLDACEHLLPACRGLAADILAAAPGVRIVATSRQALELPQETLLFVEPFEVPEPGAVTPDANDALRFLLDRAGTAVPALEVGEAELAAAGRICRRLDGIPLALELAAERLRTFSMEQLADQLEARFGALYPEYPDGALLARHQTLQTVIGWSHELCGDEERLLWARLSVFAGNFDVEAVTWVCGDRHLADVRDLLAGLVEKSLLVPVPGGYRQLDPIRDYGRERLARLGDEERLTRRHRYHYLDLARRADADWYGPRQEEWAERLNFSITNLRLALDSDSPSTSLSVELAGTLWVLWFCLGRMREGRHYMRRAIDSAPITDPGLPRLLWADGCVAIAQGELELGRCRVEAALSAALDWGDYAAAGHAQLRLARRSLFAGLTDEVESAVELTREYFRKADVVTVGEPIALVTLAMAATWRGEFAKVVSVLEEVQRLCDARGELWVRACGDYVLSIAQLGLGRLAAATVAARQSLDVKWRLRDTAGVALALDQLAVIAAVEGDGHRTARLQGSGVRLWKTFGLRGFGSKGLSEPRTVAERTARQLLGDDAYDAIFAEGYDDDLDSAMAYALG; this comes from the coding sequence AACCTCCCCGCGGAGATGAGCGGCTTCATCGGCCACGAGAGCGAGGTGCGGCGACTGCTGAGGCTCCTGCCCGAGGCACCGCTGATCACGGTCATCGGCGCCGGGGGAGTCGGCAAGTCACGAATCGCGGTGAAGGCCGCGGAGGAGTGCCGAGACTCCTATTCCGGCGGCGCATGGCTGGTGGAGCTGTCGGGTGAGCACAACGGCGACCTGCTCGCCCACACCGTCGCGGCGGCCCTCGGCCTCTGCGAACAGTCGGCACGATCGCAGATCGAGGTGCTCGTCGAGTTCCTCGCGGACAAGGAGCTGCTGTTGCTCCTCGACGCCTGCGAGCATCTCCTGCCCGCCTGCCGCGGCCTCGCCGCCGACATCCTGGCGGCGGCTCCCGGCGTGCGGATCGTCGCGACCTCCCGTCAGGCCCTCGAACTGCCGCAGGAGACGCTGCTGTTCGTCGAGCCCTTCGAGGTGCCCGAGCCCGGGGCCGTGACGCCGGACGCGAACGACGCGCTCCGGTTCCTCCTCGACCGGGCCGGGACCGCGGTGCCGGCCCTGGAGGTGGGCGAGGCGGAGCTGGCGGCCGCGGGGAGGATCTGCCGGCGGCTGGACGGCATCCCGCTCGCCCTGGAGCTGGCCGCCGAACGGCTCCGGACCTTCTCGATGGAACAACTCGCCGATCAGCTGGAGGCCCGGTTCGGCGCCCTGTACCCGGAGTACCCGGACGGGGCGCTGCTCGCCCGTCACCAGACCCTGCAGACCGTGATCGGCTGGAGCCACGAGCTGTGCGGCGACGAGGAGCGCCTGCTCTGGGCCCGGCTGTCGGTCTTCGCGGGAAACTTCGACGTGGAGGCCGTCACCTGGGTGTGCGGCGACAGGCACCTGGCCGACGTGCGGGACCTCCTGGCCGGACTCGTGGAGAAGTCGCTTCTCGTCCCGGTCCCCGGCGGCTACCGCCAGCTCGACCCGATCAGGGACTACGGCAGGGAGCGGCTCGCCCGGCTCGGCGACGAGGAGCGCCTGACCCGGCGGCACCGCTACCACTATCTCGACCTGGCCCGCAGGGCCGACGCCGACTGGTACGGCCCCCGGCAGGAGGAATGGGCGGAACGCCTGAACTTCTCGATCACCAACCTCCGGCTCGCGCTCGACTCCGACTCCCCGTCCACCTCGCTGTCCGTCGAGCTCGCCGGGACGCTCTGGGTCCTCTGGTTCTGCCTGGGCCGGATGAGGGAGGGGCGCCACTACATGAGGCGGGCGATCGACTCCGCGCCCATCACCGATCCCGGGCTGCCCAGACTCCTGTGGGCCGACGGCTGCGTGGCCATCGCCCAGGGCGAGCTGGAGCTCGGCCGGTGCCGGGTGGAGGCCGCGCTGTCGGCGGCGCTCGACTGGGGCGACTACGCGGCGGCCGGGCACGCCCAGCTCCGGCTGGCCCGCCGTTCCCTGTTCGCCGGTCTCACCGACGAGGTCGAGTCCGCCGTGGAGCTGACGCGCGAATACTTCAGGAAGGCCGACGTGGTCACCGTCGGCGAGCCGATCGCCCTGGTGACGCTGGCCATGGCCGCGACGTGGCGCGGCGAGTTCGCCAAGGTCGTCTCCGTGCTGGAGGAGGTGCAGCGGCTCTGCGACGCGCGCGGCGAGCTCTGGGTCCGCGCCTGCGGCGACTACGTGCTCTCCATCGCCCAGCTCGGTCTCGGCCGCCTCGCCGCGGCGACGGTGGCGGCCCGGCAGTCGCTCGACGTCAAATGGCGGCTCCGCGACACCGCCGGCGTGGCACTGGCACTGGACCAGCTCGCGGTGATCGCCGCGGTCGAGGGCGACGGCCACCGTACGGCCAGACTTCAGGGTTCGGGGGTGAGGCTGTGGAAGACGTTCGGACTGCGGGGCTTCGGCTCGAAGGGCCTGTCGGAGCCGAGGACGGTGGCCGAGCGCACGGCCAGGCAACTGCTCGGGGACGACGCCTACGACGCGATCTTCGCCGAGGGCTACGACGACGATCTCGACTCCGCGATGGCCTACGCCCTCGGCTGA